ATCACCATTCACGACATTACGAATAGCTTCCTTAATCTGTTGGGAAGTGGAAGACTTTAAAAGATACCCCGAAACGCCTAAAGTAATGGCACGCATGACGTCTGCTTGGGCATCCGACTGGCTGAGCACAATGATCTTCACTCCGTCGGCCTCATCCTGAATCAAGGGAATCGCATCGAGCCCACTCATACCAGGCAGGCACAAATCGAGTAAAACAATGTCTGGGCGGGCTGAGGCACGCCCTTCAGTAAGGCTCGCGATCGCCTTTTCAGCGGTGCCGAATTGACTCAACATCTCCATATCCGTCTCTCGACCAATCGCGAGGTTCATCACGTCACGGTATTCGGCATTATCTTCGACTAATAATATTTGGATAGGCTTTTTCATGGGATATGTTCTTACACTTTGAGTTTTAAATAAATGACTGTTCCTCCGGCATCAGGATGTTCGACGGAAGCCCTCGCTCGCATCAAGCGTGCGCGCCTCCGCAAAGAACGAGGCAAATCACCAGTAAAACCACAGCCATTATCGGCAACAATTAAAGTAACCTCCTTCTTATTTCCGCTAAAACGAATTTGAACTGATGTCGCCTTCGCATGCCGGACGACATTAACCAAGGACTCTTTAAAAAACAAGTAGAGATCAATGCGCTTCCTTCGTTTTAAGTCATTAAATATCTGCTCATTCTCAATCGTTAGCTCATGTGGAATGTCTACCAAGAGACGACGCGCCTCACGCTTGATATCATCAACCAGATCATCACAAATCCCCTTTGCCCCAAGCATATTGGAACAATAACGCGCGGCCGCTCCGGTGCGCTCGGTCAAACCACGGATTTTCTGAAGTATGTCGTCCAATGGCTCTGGAGTCGCAATCGACTCCCGGGCCAGGTCACTTAGTATTCCAATAGAATGCAAATTGGCTCCTAATTCGTCATGTAGGTTCGCAGCGATACGCTCACGTATAATGGCTTCTTTTCGAATGGCTTGCAAACGACTATACAGGATTACAAAGCCCGACCCGACCAGTGCCAAGGCCACGATCCATCGCATCCAACTCAAAATGACTTTTTGACGCATGTATTTTAGGTTCAGCGCAGCCTCCAAGTGCTTAAGCTCAAGCTCCAAATCATTTCTCAAGGCCAACTCTTCCATCCATCTTCGTGTCGGCAGTATCGCTCCGTATGCGTTTAAACCATCCGTGAGCTGCTCAGGTGAGCGATAGGCTTCAAGCGAAGAGTCCACCCAGGTCTTTTTACCCAGGGCGGCATTCTGTCCCGATGAGATTAGCTCGATTTCAGAAAAACCAATTCTCGACAAGCGCTCGGAGACTCCGAACGAGACATTTTTTTCAACAGTTACTAAGCGAACAAAACGACAATTCGTCTCAGGCAAATTCCACATCATGATCGGCCCCGTATCGGAGATCCTCTTCACGCGGTAATCCAATAATACCATCGCATCCGAAAAATCAGCTTGATTGGCTCCTTCAATTCGCATGTGCCGCGGAATACCTAGATCACCAAAATACGCTTGAGGCACATGATTACTCTGATGCACCGCATGCAGTCGAATCCCCGAAATCGGGTAAGCCGCCCCCAAATCAATGTAAATGTCGGGGCTTTCACCAAATCCGCTCAAATACCCTAAACTCTGATGCCCGGACGCTGTATCCATTAAATAGGGAACGCTTCCATCGACCAGGAAGCGACTCGCCCAAGCGCCCGAAGGATCCCGAGGCCTCTGAAAGGAAAATTTAACCGGGCGACGCAAAGCGACATTTTGCAATCCGCTAAAAACCATGATTTCCGCAAGTTGAAATACATATCGTTCGTCATGCACTCGCTTCGACATACGGGTGACTTCAAGCCTGACCCACGAAGCCTTGGTAGCTTCTATCGGAAGTACTAATGGATAGATCGACTTCAGGGTATCCTCCGCTTCATATTCGGCCACGACCACACCTTCTTGGTCTTCAAGCGTCCCAGCCCGTACGCGAAACGCAGCGGGGAACGCATTCGCCCGAAAGCCTGCCTCCATATCACGCCAAAGCACAGGGACTAACGCGATCTCGTCAATCAATCGCCCTTGGCCCAAATCGATCTCAATCCAAAGAGGTTCGTCATCCTGCAGAAACGGGCGCGAATGAAAGCCGATCGCCCCCACGCCTCCGCGCAAGCTCGGATACGCGAGTCCGCTAAGCTCTAAATTGATCGCCTCTTTCCGAGCCTCCAAGTCCGAAATAGATCGCTCGTCCGCTTGAGCAGGCGCACTCAGACAGCAGGACACAAAGATTATGCAGAATAATACGCGAATCATGAAATTTATAACTAAACAGCAATTTCGAATAGAGCAAACAAGTATCCCAAGTCCCGACGACAAGGCCTAAGTGATCATCTATGATCCGAGAAAATATCCAGCTTTTTTATGCGTACACGTAATAGACTGAGTCAGCGTGATTTGTTACAGTATTGGTGGATCGACTGGCTAAATAGTTTTAGAACCCCTGAATGTTAAATCAAACCAAAGAAAAAATGAAAACCACACTGATTACCCTCACCGCATCACTGCTACTAGCAACCGCTGCACAGGCGTCGACACTTATCTACTCCGACACGTTCGACAACGACGGACTCGCCACGAATACAGGCACGGGTGGAGGTCTCGTGAATAATTCAATTGCAGGAACTAAATCCTGGGCCGATGATGGGAATCTGCAATTCGTTATTGGCACTGGCTCTCAGTATCAGCAGCGAGCGATGGCCTATTCTGAAAACGGATTTCAATCAGATGATGGTTTTGAACTCTCCGTCAGCTACTTTTATACTAGTGACGGTGGAGATAGTCAAATTTCCTTCGGCTTAGTGAGTGATGATACGAATTTAAGCACATATGCTGGCTTTTCCCCTTACACAGAGGATACCTCCGTTTACAGTTTTGGCGTCAATACAGAAAATAAAAGTCTCGTTTTCACGAATGCCTCATCTGCTTCGATCTTGGATACTGACACTGGCACTCTGATGGACGCTGGAGTTGGTGCTTTTACTGTTGATATGAGTATCACCGCTGATGGATCAGGCGGAGCGGACTGGTCATGGTCAATCGGCGGTGTAGACCAAGGATCTGGAAACATTGCAGCATTTGATTTCAGTAAAACCTTTCACTTTGTCGCATACGGCCAAGACGATCAGGGCAACAAAGGAATCAATTCGGTGTCTATCTCTGCCATCCCCGAACCCAGCAGCTACGCACTGCTTGCTGGTATCCTCGGCTTGAGCTATGTAATGGTACGCCGTCGTAATTAATTCATTACACCAGGGCAAAGCCACCTGCACTAGTTGCAGGTGGTCTTTTTTTTTGGGGGATTTCCCTGGCAGTCGAAGCGACACGGGCACCCAACAAAACCATGCGTACACGTAATAGACATAATTGGATAATATCGTTAGAATATACGCTACTCAATGATTTGTAAGTTATTATATCTTATAATCATTTCATATTCACCTCATAAACCAGAATACAACACATACTCCCTTCAAATTAATACTAATAAAATGAAGACAACACTGACTACACTCACCGCATCCCTGCTACTGGCAACCGCCGGACATGCAGCCACAATCATCTACTCCGACACCTTCGACAACGACGGGCTCGCCACCAACACAGGCACTGGTGATGGACTGGTGAACAATTCAATTGCCGGCACTAAATCCTGGGCCGATGATGGGGGCCTGCAATACGTGACTGGCGCCGGCACGAATTACAAGGAGAGAGCATTGATCTATTCTTCGAATAGTTTCCAGTCAACGGGAGGTTTTGAGCTGACCGTTAATTATAGCCAGTCAAGTTATGGAGGTGCAAGTGCGATGGCGTTTGGACTCTTGAGTGATGATACTAATTTCTCTAGCTACAATAAATACAATCCCTTCTTAGATGATAACGGTGCTGGTGCGCAAACTCCCAATGACAGCAACACGTATGGCTTTGGTGTGACGAACTCAACCGGAAACCTCACATTCACAGACGGCGCAAACCAGACGAACTTGACGACTGGAAGCGAATTGACTTTGGGCACACACACTATCGTCATGAGCTTTGAAAATGATGGCTCTGGTGGAGCCGATTGGTCATGGACCTTCGATGGATCGAGCCGAGGCTCCGGTAATATAGCCACATTTGACTTCAGCAAAGATTTCCATTTCGTCGCTTACGGACAGGATGATCAAGGTCTTAAAGCGATCAATTCAGTGACACTCTCTGCCGTTCCAGAGCCCAGCAGCTACGCGCTGCTGGCCGGTCTCCTCGGCTTGAGCTATGTAATGGTTCATCGCCGCAAGTAAAGTTTTTCAACAGGGTTATATAGGGTAAGGTCGCCTGCACAGGTTGCAGGCGGCCTTTTTTTGGGGTTCATCATTTGTTTGGGAAGCGAAGCTTGAAACAGGCAAGCTGCCCAACTCTCAGTATCAGCAGACTACATACTGACCTCCATCAGGAGTAGCTCCGCTCGAGATAACTGAGCAATGACGTCTTCTTAACAGGAGACGGGACTCTTGACCCGATTTACGACGGTCCGACTTAGGCTCGGAGCATGGACAAGTGTCCATGCTCCTGTCCTCCTGCAATGAGTTTCATTCAGTCGGCATAGATGACCTATTCTGAACCGCTTAACGATCAGAAGCAGCATAACGTAGTGGGAGCATCCTGCTCCCGTGCCTAGTGCCTTTAAGCTAGCTGGAAGCTGCGGCTACCTGCTGTCTCAAAAGCACAGAGACTTTAGAGAAACGCTATACAGTCCGTAAGATAAACATAGGCACCCTCACTTTTGACGAATCACTTCAGCTCTAAACAGAGAACTGTGGCAATCGGATCCAATGGATCTGCGGGCAACTGAACCGTCACAAGCTCTTGTGTCTGCTCAAAGGAAAGATTCACATCTGGCGCAGCCACCAGATAGGCCTTGCTCACGGTATCTTCACAGTCCGAGAGCGTGAATTCACCGTCAGGCCATTCAAATAGATGGAAGTACACTTTCTCATCTTTACCAGTGGCGAGCCATTCATAGTTCATTTCAAGAGTGACTTTTTTATCTTTTCCAGCACCCGTGAGTGCCGCCTTCCTCGCCTGCTCTTTCATCTCAGCGAGGGACTCTTGGTTGACTTCCCCCACCCCCTTGAAGACAGTCGGCTCCGCTCCATAAATCGCTTCGCCATTCACTTTCAGCCACTCGCCGGCCTCTTGCAAAATACGGACACTCTCAGCGGGTATGCTGCCCTCACCCGTCGGCCCAATATTAAGCAAGAATGTGCCCCCTTTACTCACGACCTCGACTAACTGCTGAATGACGCGCTTCGAAGACTTCCAATTATTGTCATCCGCGGTGTATCCCCAAGAATGATTCAGCGTCATACACGTTTCCCAGTATGGCCAAGGGCTTACTTCTGGAATTTCACGATCTTTATAGGAGAGGTAGCTGACACCGAGCGCCGCAAGCTCATCGCGCTTCTCGCGAGGAAGCGAAGCAGTGTTTCTGCCATTATAGCGGACACGACTATTGATGAGAACGCTCGGATTGATCGCATTGACAGCTTCTACAAACCGCTTCGAATCGTCGAAATCCATACCGAAAGGCGTATCGAACCAGATGAGTGCTGGCTCGTATTTAGATACAATTTCTTGCACTTGCGGGATTGCCAATTGCTCAAAGTAATTGTGCTGATCTCCCTCCTCGCCATCATTCAGTTGGGCATCGTCCCACGCGCGCCTCTTGGCAATACCGCCAAGGTGATACCAGTCCTGAGCTTGTGAATAGTAGAGCCCCAAGGCGATACCATGGCGATCACAGGCTTCTTTCAATTCTTTGATGATATCGAGCCCATAAGGGGTTGCATCGACCATATTGAAGTCACTCACTTCGGACTCGAATAAAGCAAAGCCATCGTGGTGCTTACTGGTAATAACAATATACTTCATGCCCGCGTTCTTCGCGAGTAGCACCCACTCATCCGCATCAAACTGAACCGGATCAAAGCCTTCGGCGAGTTTCTTATATTCAGCCAGCGGAATCTCTTCCCGCAGCATCACCCATTCCCCCCGCGCCAAATGCGAATAGAGCCCCCAGTGAATAAACATGCCGTATTTCACTTCATCATACCAAGCCCCTGGATCGGATGGCTTAGGCTCAAAATCAAGCTTCGGCTTTGTTGAGGCCCATAGCATGGGAGCCGTCAAATAGAGCACACCACTAACAACTAAAATGGTTCGGTTAAGTATTTTCTTAAATAATTTCATATCAAATGCACTCCAATCCTTATTTCTTCAAAGCTTCGCT
The nucleotide sequence above comes from Coraliomargarita algicola. Encoded proteins:
- a CDS encoding response regulator transcription factor, yielding MKKPIQILLVEDNAEYRDVMNLAIGRETDMEMLSQFGTAEKAIASLTEGRASARPDIVLLDLCLPGMSGLDAIPLIQDEADGVKIIVLSQSDAQADVMRAITLGVSGYLLKSSTSQQIKEAIRNVVNGDASIDPSLAKYLLKNLREKPSKSAVKKLLSKRELQVLELLADGDMKKEISDKLFISYSTVDAHVRHIYEKLNVRNAPAAVRTAYQMGIFPSDEWL
- a CDS encoding PEP-CTERM sorting domain-containing protein (PEP-CTERM proteins occur, often in large numbers, in the proteomes of bacteria that also encode an exosortase, a predicted intramembrane cysteine proteinase. The presence of a PEP-CTERM domain at a protein's C-terminus predicts cleavage within the sorting domain, followed by covalent anchoring to some some component of the (usually Gram-negative) cell surface. Many PEP-CTERM proteins exhibit an unusual sequence composition that includes large numbers of potential glycosylation sites. Expression of one such protein has been shown restore the ability of a bacterium to form floc, a type of biofilm.) — encoded protein: MKTTLTTLTASLLLATAGHAATIIYSDTFDNDGLATNTGTGDGLVNNSIAGTKSWADDGGLQYVTGAGTNYKERALIYSSNSFQSTGGFELTVNYSQSSYGGASAMAFGLLSDDTNFSSYNKYNPFLDDNGAGAQTPNDSNTYGFGVTNSTGNLTFTDGANQTNLTTGSELTLGTHTIVMSFENDGSGGADWSWTFDGSSRGSGNIATFDFSKDFHFVAYGQDDQGLKAINSVTLSAVPEPSSYALLAGLLGLSYVMVHRRK
- a CDS encoding histidine kinase, which produces MIRVLFCIIFVSCCLSAPAQADERSISDLEARKEAINLELSGLAYPSLRGGVGAIGFHSRPFLQDDEPLWIEIDLGQGRLIDEIALVPVLWRDMEAGFRANAFPAAFRVRAGTLEDQEGVVVAEYEAEDTLKSIYPLVLPIEATKASWVRLEVTRMSKRVHDERYVFQLAEIMVFSGLQNVALRRPVKFSFQRPRDPSGAWASRFLVDGSVPYLMDTASGHQSLGYLSGFGESPDIYIDLGAAYPISGIRLHAVHQSNHVPQAYFGDLGIPRHMRIEGANQADFSDAMVLLDYRVKRISDTGPIMMWNLPETNCRFVRLVTVEKNVSFGVSERLSRIGFSEIELISSGQNAALGKKTWVDSSLEAYRSPEQLTDGLNAYGAILPTRRWMEELALRNDLELELKHLEAALNLKYMRQKVILSWMRWIVALALVGSGFVILYSRLQAIRKEAIIRERIAANLHDELGANLHSIGILSDLARESIATPEPLDDILQKIRGLTERTGAAARYCSNMLGAKGICDDLVDDIKREARRLLVDIPHELTIENEQIFNDLKRRKRIDLYLFFKESLVNVVRHAKATSVQIRFSGNKKEVTLIVADNGCGFTGDLPRSLRRRARLMRARASVEHPDAGGTVIYLKLKV
- a CDS encoding alpha-L-fucosidase translates to MKLFKKILNRTILVVSGVLYLTAPMLWASTKPKLDFEPKPSDPGAWYDEVKYGMFIHWGLYSHLARGEWVMLREEIPLAEYKKLAEGFDPVQFDADEWVLLAKNAGMKYIVITSKHHDGFALFESEVSDFNMVDATPYGLDIIKELKEACDRHGIALGLYYSQAQDWYHLGGIAKRRAWDDAQLNDGEEGDQHNYFEQLAIPQVQEIVSKYEPALIWFDTPFGMDFDDSKRFVEAVNAINPSVLINSRVRYNGRNTASLPREKRDELAALGVSYLSYKDREIPEVSPWPYWETCMTLNHSWGYTADDNNWKSSKRVIQQLVEVVSKGGTFLLNIGPTGEGSIPAESVRILQEAGEWLKVNGEAIYGAEPTVFKGVGEVNQESLAEMKEQARKAALTGAGKDKKVTLEMNYEWLATGKDEKVYFHLFEWPDGEFTLSDCEDTVSKAYLVAAPDVNLSFEQTQELVTVQLPADPLDPIATVLCLELK
- a CDS encoding PEP-CTERM sorting domain-containing protein (PEP-CTERM proteins occur, often in large numbers, in the proteomes of bacteria that also encode an exosortase, a predicted intramembrane cysteine proteinase. The presence of a PEP-CTERM domain at a protein's C-terminus predicts cleavage within the sorting domain, followed by covalent anchoring to some some component of the (usually Gram-negative) cell surface. Many PEP-CTERM proteins exhibit an unusual sequence composition that includes large numbers of potential glycosylation sites. Expression of one such protein has been shown restore the ability of a bacterium to form floc, a type of biofilm.) — its product is MKTTLITLTASLLLATAAQASTLIYSDTFDNDGLATNTGTGGGLVNNSIAGTKSWADDGNLQFVIGTGSQYQQRAMAYSENGFQSDDGFELSVSYFYTSDGGDSQISFGLVSDDTNLSTYAGFSPYTEDTSVYSFGVNTENKSLVFTNASSASILDTDTGTLMDAGVGAFTVDMSITADGSGGADWSWSIGGVDQGSGNIAAFDFSKTFHFVAYGQDDQGNKGINSVSISAIPEPSSYALLAGILGLSYVMVRRRN